Genomic window (Streptomyces clavuligerus):
GACCAGTTGGAACAACTCCAGGAGGCCACCGCGGCCGACGAACTGATCATCACCACCATCACCCATGACCACGCCGACCGGGTGCGCTCCTACCGGCTCCTGGCACAGGAGTGGGAACGCCGATGAGCCCGCGGTCCGGTGCCGGTCGGCGGACCGGCCGGGCGCGCGTGACGGGCGCGCGGCGGGTGTGGACGACCGGAGCGGGCCCGGACCGGCGGTCACCGGCCGGGCCCGCCCGCACAGGACGCGTACGGGGTCAGGACCAGGCCCCGGCCGCCGCCGCACGGCGCGCGTAGGTGCCGAAGTCGATCGGTTCACGCCCCAGGACGCGCTGGACGCCGTCGCCGGGCTCGGCGTAGTGGCCCGAGCGCAGGCCCTCGAAGAGGAGGTCGAACTCGCCGACCGCTTCCTCGGGCAGCCCGGCGGAGCGCAGTTCCTCCCGGTACCGCTCCGGGGTCAGCTCGACGAACGTGATCGGACGCCCGGCCTCCCGTGCCATCGTCGCGACGGCCTCCTCGAAGGTGACCGGACGCGGCCCGGAGAGGTGGTACACCTCGCCCTGCCGGTCGCTGTCCCCGGTCAGCAGTGCCGCCGCGACCTCCGCGATGTCCTGGACGTCGATGAACGGGTCAGGGACACCGGCCGTCGGCAGGGCCAGGCGGCCGGCCCGGAGCTGGTTCCGCCAGATGGCGTCGTCGTCGAAGTTCTGGTTGAAGTTGTTGGGGCGGAGGATGGACCACTCCACACCGGAGGCCCGTACCGCCCGCTCGGCGGCGGTCATGCCCAGGAAGAGGGTCGGGGGCAACTCCTCGATCCCGCGCCCGGAGAGCACGACGAAACGGCGGACCCCCGCCCCGGTCGCCTGCTCGACGAAGTCCGCCACCGGGGACGGGTCATCGGGGGCGATCAGATAGACGGCCCCCGCGCCCTCCAGCGCGGGCCCCCAGGTGCTCCGCTCGAACCAGTCGAACACCGTCTCCCCCCTGCGGGACGCGGAGCGTACCCGCCGTCCTGCCTCCCGCAGGGTCCGGACCAGCGGACGCCCGGTCTTCCCCGTACCGCCCAGGACCAGAATCGCCTTGTCGTCAGTGCCTTGGGTGCTCACCGTGCTCTTGTTCGTCATGGCAGTCAGTCAACCGGGCCGGTGACCGTGGACCCATGGCCGGCCGTACGGGGAACATGTCCGATCGTCCTGCCGTTGGGAAGGAACATGGACCCGTTCGACGACCTGCTGCGCGGCATCCGCGCGGACGGCGCCGCCTTCAGCCGACAGGAGCTGTCACCGCCCTGGGCTCTGCGGTTCGCGGAGGCCGGCGAGACGGAGCTGACCCTCGCCACACCGCTCCGGGGCGAGGGCTGGATCTGCTCCGAGGAGGGCGGTGGGGAGCCCCGTCCGCTGCGGACCGGTGATGCCCTGATCGTCCGGGGGCCGCAGCCACGCCTCCTCGCCGACCGGCCCGCCGCGCGTTCCGGGGGTCCCGCGCCGCTGCCCGTCACCGGCCGGACGACGCTGTTCGTCGGCACCTACCGGGTGCGCGGCGCGGTGTCCCGGCAACTGTTCGGGGTACTGCCCCCGCTGATGGTGATGTCAGGCGACGGCTGCCCCGCCGTGCTCGACCTGCTGGACGCGCTGGCGGGCGGGGTCCCGCCGGAACGGCAGGTCGTCCAGGACCGCCTGCTGGACTGGCTGCTGGTGTGCACGCTCCGCGGCTGGTTCGACCAGCCGGACGGCCCGCCGACGGGCTGGCTCGGCGCACTGACGGACGACACCGTCGGCCCGGCCCTGCGCGCGATGCACGACGCACCCGAGCGCCCCTGGACACTCGCGGCCCTGGCCACCGCGTCGGGCGTGTCCCGCACCACGCTGGCCCAGCGCTTCACCCGGCTGGTGGGCCGCCCGCCGCTGACCTATCTGACCGACTGGCGGATGGCGCTCGCCGCCGACCTGCTGACCGAGTCCACCGCGACCCTCGCCGCCGTGGCCCGCCAGGTGGGCTACGCGGACGCCTTCGGTTTCAGCGCCGCGTTCAAACGGGTCCACGGAGTCAGCCCCAGCGCCTACCGCGACAACGGCGGGACGCGGACGGGGGCGCTGCGCGCGGAAACCGGGGGAGCCCCGGACCACGCAGGTCCGGGGCTCCTTCCGGCTGGTTCCGCCATCAGTGGGTCAACGCGTCATCAGTAGATGTTGACGTAACCCCAGATACCGCGGGTGGCATACGACCGGCAGTACCCCCGGGTCGCCGGGGTGGCGTCGACGTGCAGCTGAACACCGGCCAGGCACTGGGACATCGTCTGGTACGGCGACAGACAACGGTAGCCCGGGTCGGCCGCGGGGGCCCCGGACGGACAGGACAGGATCACCACATCGGATGCCTGAGCCGGTGCCTGCACCGACACGGCCTGAGCCTTCGCCTGAGCCGGGGCGGACGGGGCGGCCTGTGCCGTCCCCGTCATCAACCCGGCGGACAGGGCGGCTCCCAGCCCCAGACCCATCAGAGCGTGCCGAACGCGCATGACGTACTCCTTTCGGAGAAGTTCGAGCGGGCAGCGAACGGAGATCAACGTGCCACACGGCAGAAGCGCTGAACAGATACCCCCGGCGGGGATAACCCCCCGACCGGACCCGCTACCCGCGCGTACCCGCACGCTCGTCCCCGGGACAGGCGCGGCAGGGCGGCGGGCATCACCGGGTGATGGACCGGCGCCCGCCGGGCGCCGGGTGTGTGGGAACGGTGCCGACATCCGGCTGACCTGCGATGGCGCCGGTCGCGTTCCGGTCCGGCCCCGGGAAAGGATGTTAGGGGCGCCCGGCGGATGATGGCCTTCATGGAGGGTGCGGTCGAGCAGATCAAGGTCTGGTTCCGGTTCGTCCCTCGTGAAGGGTGGTTGCCGCAGGACACCGAGGGTCTGTGGGCGGTGAGGCTGAGCGACGGTACCGCTCGGGTGGAGAACGCCGCTTTCCTTCAGGACGGGGTGGCCGAGGGCGATGTGGTGCGGTACCGGACCGACTCCGACGGGCACCACTGGGCCGTCGGGCGGACCAGCTCCTCCGGCAACTGCACGATCCGTGTCGTGCCCGTCCCCACGGGCCCTCTCGGCAGCAGTGCTCAGCCGGTCCGGCAACGGCTTTCGGTGTTCGGACTCCGGGGTGAGGTCTTCAGCGAGGACTTCCCCATGGTGGCCTTCACCGTGCCCGCGGGCGCGGATTTCGCCGGAATCAAGGCTCTCCTGGCAGAGGGGCGGGCACAGGGCTGGTGGCACTACGAAGTCGGCTGCGGCACCGACGAGTGGTGGGCCGCTTGACCGGGGTCCTCGCCGGGCCCGGGGGACCGGTCGGCCCCCCAAGGAGGCCGACGGTGGGCTCGTTCGGCTACTGTCCTGTCACCAACGCGCCGGCAGCCCGTTGAGGCCGTGGACGGCCGCCGCTCCCCGGAACGGGAGCTCTTCCAGGGGCTGCGCGAGCCGGAGGTTCGGCAGTCTGCGGAAGAGGGTTTCCAGGGCGATCTCCATTTCGAGCCGGGCCAGCGGTGCCCCGAGGCAGAGATGCGGGCCGTGGCCGAAGGAGAGATGGCCCGTGGCACGGCCCTCTTCGCCGTCGAGGACCAGTTCGTCCGCGCGGTCGAAGGCCCGGCTGTCGCGGTTGGCGGTCGACAGGGCCACGAGGACTCCCTCCCCGGCGCGGACGGTGCAGCCGTCGACCTCGACGTCCGCCACGGCGGCCCGGCTGATGCCGTGCTGGCCCAGGGGGCTCACCTGGCGCAGTAACTCGTCGGCGGCTGTGGCATACCGCTCGGGCGCGCCGCCCCGGAGCGCTGCCGTTCGCTCAGGGTGCTCCAGCAGGACCGCCACCGACAGGGCGATCGCCGACGCCGTGGTGTCGTGACCGGCGACGAGCAGCAGCCGGCACATGGAGGCCACCTGGGCGAGCGTCAGATCGTCCCGGGCCGCGAGATGGCTGATGAGGCGGTCGTCGGGCTGCTCCCGCTTGGCCGCCGCCAGCTCGCTCAGATACGCGTGCAGATCGGCCCAGCACCGCGACGTCTCCTCCGGCGTGGCGTTCCACCGCGCCAGCCCCTCGGTGGTCCGCTCGAAGAACTCGTGCTCCTCGTAGGGGACGCCGAGGATGTCGCAGATCACCAGCGACGGCACCGGCAGGGCGAACTCGCTGTACAGGTCCGCCTGCCCGTGCGGTTCGATCCGGTCGATGCGCTCGTCGACGAGGGCCTGCACCGCCGGGCGCATGGCCCGGACCCGGCGGGCCGTGAACCAGCTCGTCAGCATTCTCCGCTGCCGGGTGTGCTCCGGGGCGTCCATCCGGACGAACGAGGGTTCTCCCTGGGCGAAGAAACGTTGTTGCGGATTGATCAGGGGGAAGCCGGGGGCGTTGATGTCCGCGCTGAACCGGGGGTCGGACAGGACCAGCCGGGCGGTGGAGTGCCGGGTGGCCAGCCACGCCTCGCTCCCGTCGTAGAGCGTGACCCGGGTGAGGGGGCCCTCCTCACGCGCGGCCTCGTACACCGGCGGCGGGGAGAAGGGGCAACTGCCCCGGGGCGCCGGAACGGGGATCGTGGAGCCGGACACATCGGAACCCAGGGGGCTCGACATGGAGGGACCTCGCCTTCTGCTCGCCTGCGGCAGGCGCGCCGCACGTCCCTGCCCGGCAGCGCCTGGTACGGAGACATCGCCCACGGGGGCGCCGGAACGGCGGCACGCCGCACGGCGACGGC
Coding sequences:
- a CDS encoding NAD(P)H-binding protein; translation: MTNKSTVSTQGTDDKAILVLGGTGKTGRPLVRTLREAGRRVRSASRRGETVFDWFERSTWGPALEGAGAVYLIAPDDPSPVADFVEQATGAGVRRFVVLSGRGIEELPPTLFLGMTAAERAVRASGVEWSILRPNNFNQNFDDDAIWRNQLRAGRLALPTAGVPDPFIDVQDIAEVAAALLTGDSDRQGEVYHLSGPRPVTFEEAVATMAREAGRPITFVELTPERYREELRSAGLPEEAVGEFDLLFEGLRSGHYAEPGDGVQRVLGREPIDFGTYARRAAAAGAWS
- a CDS encoding DUF4265 domain-containing protein yields the protein MMAFMEGAVEQIKVWFRFVPREGWLPQDTEGLWAVRLSDGTARVENAAFLQDGVAEGDVVRYRTDSDGHHWAVGRTSSSGNCTIRVVPVPTGPLGSSAQPVRQRLSVFGLRGEVFSEDFPMVAFTVPAGADFAGIKALLAEGRAQGWWHYEVGCGTDEWWAA
- a CDS encoding cytochrome P450, whose translation is MSSPLGSDVSGSTIPVPAPRGSCPFSPPPVYEAAREEGPLTRVTLYDGSEAWLATRHSTARLVLSDPRFSADINAPGFPLINPQQRFFAQGEPSFVRMDAPEHTRQRRMLTSWFTARRVRAMRPAVQALVDERIDRIEPHGQADLYSEFALPVPSLVICDILGVPYEEHEFFERTTEGLARWNATPEETSRCWADLHAYLSELAAAKREQPDDRLISHLAARDDLTLAQVASMCRLLLVAGHDTTASAIALSVAVLLEHPERTAALRGGAPERYATAADELLRQVSPLGQHGISRAAVADVEVDGCTVRAGEGVLVALSTANRDSRAFDRADELVLDGEEGRATGHLSFGHGPHLCLGAPLARLEMEIALETLFRRLPNLRLAQPLEELPFRGAAAVHGLNGLPARW
- a CDS encoding AraC family transcriptional regulator; this encodes MDPFDDLLRGIRADGAAFSRQELSPPWALRFAEAGETELTLATPLRGEGWICSEEGGGEPRPLRTGDALIVRGPQPRLLADRPAARSGGPAPLPVTGRTTLFVGTYRVRGAVSRQLFGVLPPLMVMSGDGCPAVLDLLDALAGGVPPERQVVQDRLLDWLLVCTLRGWFDQPDGPPTGWLGALTDDTVGPALRAMHDAPERPWTLAALATASGVSRTTLAQRFTRLVGRPPLTYLTDWRMALAADLLTESTATLAAVARQVGYADAFGFSAAFKRVHGVSPSAYRDNGGTRTGALRAETGGAPDHAGPGLLPAGSAISGSTRHQ